One window of Streptomyces sp. FIT100 genomic DNA carries:
- a CDS encoding helix-turn-helix domain-containing protein yields MTEATDLAERAGDRDPRVGLRAVAALRRLLEQLEAVQVRSARNQGWSWQEIAAELGVSRQAVHKKYGRQ; encoded by the coding sequence ATGACCGAAGCAACCGATCTCGCCGAGCGTGCGGGCGACCGCGACCCCCGGGTCGGACTGCGGGCCGTCGCCGCGCTGCGGCGGCTGCTGGAGCAGCTCGAAGCCGTACAGGTCCGCAGCGCCCGCAACCAGGGCTGGTCGTGGCAGGAGATCGCGGCCGAGCTGGGCGTCAGCAGGCAGGCCGTACACAAGAAGTACGGGAGGCAGTGA
- a CDS encoding ABATE domain-containing protein, with translation MELAYYSDYAVRLVNTEEPARNKDGLTSVEAVRELFGPSSQAARRATDADVTRFRSVRARLRAVFDAADSGDQTHAVDLLNSLLLEFPVSPQISGHDYLDDEGRPRWHMHLADHPSNATAGYAAIAAMGLAFHLTEFGVDRLGLCQAAPCRNAYLDTSTNRSRRYCSDRCATRANVAAYRARKRLETERSESTGRSAETAQATAERTDG, from the coding sequence GTGGAACTGGCCTATTACTCGGACTACGCCGTGCGCCTCGTCAACACCGAGGAGCCTGCTCGCAACAAGGACGGTCTCACCTCGGTCGAGGCGGTCCGCGAGCTCTTCGGCCCGTCCTCCCAGGCCGCCCGCCGCGCCACGGACGCGGACGTGACCCGTTTCCGTTCGGTACGGGCCAGGCTCCGCGCGGTCTTCGACGCCGCCGACTCCGGCGACCAGACCCACGCCGTCGACCTGCTCAACTCGCTGCTCCTTGAGTTCCCCGTCAGCCCCCAGATCTCCGGCCACGACTACCTCGACGACGAGGGCCGGCCGCGCTGGCACATGCACCTCGCCGACCATCCGTCCAACGCGACCGCCGGCTACGCGGCGATCGCCGCGATGGGGCTCGCCTTCCACCTCACGGAGTTCGGCGTCGACCGGCTCGGCCTCTGCCAGGCCGCGCCCTGCCGCAACGCCTATCTCGACACCTCGACCAACCGCTCGCGCCGCTACTGCTCCGACCGCTGCGCCACACGCGCGAACGTCGCGGCCTACCGGGCCCGCAAGCGCCTGGAGACCGAGCGGTCGGAGAGCACCGGCCGCAGCGCCGAGACCGCCCAGGCCACGGCGGAACGCACCGACGGCTGA
- the sodN gene encoding superoxide dismutase, Ni, giving the protein MLSRLFAPKVKVSAHCDLPCGVYDPAQARIEAESVKAVQEKMAANDDPHFQARATVIKEQRAELAKHHVSVLWSDYFKPPHFEKYPELHQLVNDALKALSAAKASKDPATGQKALDYIAQIDKIFWETKKA; this is encoded by the coding sequence ATGCTCTCCCGCCTGTTTGCCCCCAAGGTGAAGGTCAGCGCCCACTGCGACCTGCCCTGCGGCGTCTACGACCCGGCTCAGGCCCGCATCGAGGCCGAGTCGGTCAAGGCCGTCCAGGAGAAGATGGCCGCCAACGACGACCCGCACTTCCAGGCCCGCGCCACGGTCATCAAGGAGCAGCGCGCGGAGCTCGCCAAGCACCACGTGTCGGTGCTGTGGAGCGACTACTTCAAGCCCCCGCACTTCGAGAAGTACCCGGAGCTGCACCAGCTGGTCAACGACGCGCTGAAGGCCCTCTCGGCCGCGAAGGCGTCGAAGGACCCAGCGACGGGCCAGAAGGCGCTGGACTACATCGCGCAGATCGACAAGATCTTCTGGGAGACGAAGAAGGCCTGA
- a CDS encoding phosphoesterase, which produces MNLVVNGDAESGPGGSAEPVTSVTGWEMREGAPALIAYSYGGGYPTAADPGPAARGSRFFSGGNSPLTALVQDIALPAQGTTGHAAIDTGRVRYTLAGWLGGYATQEDGVRLSVEFRDAKGTPVALSVLGPVTAAERQSRTALVARTASAAVPPGARTARVLLVFTRTGGGTSNDGYADALSLTLTATGGLT; this is translated from the coding sequence GTGAACCTCGTAGTGAACGGTGACGCCGAGAGCGGGCCCGGAGGGTCCGCGGAGCCCGTCACATCAGTGACCGGGTGGGAAATGCGAGAGGGCGCGCCCGCGCTCATCGCGTACAGCTACGGCGGCGGGTATCCGACCGCCGCCGATCCCGGGCCCGCCGCCCGGGGCAGCCGGTTCTTCTCCGGCGGGAACAGCCCCCTCACCGCGCTCGTGCAGGACATCGCCCTGCCCGCACAGGGCACCACCGGGCATGCGGCCATCGACACCGGGCGGGTGCGCTACACGCTCGCCGGGTGGCTCGGCGGATACGCCACGCAGGAGGACGGCGTCCGGCTGTCCGTCGAGTTCAGGGACGCCAAGGGCACGCCCGTCGCCCTCTCCGTGCTCGGCCCGGTGACCGCCGCCGAGCGCCAGTCCCGTACCGCGCTCGTCGCGCGCACCGCTTCCGCCGCCGTACCGCCCGGCGCCCGTACCGCCCGGGTGCTGCTCGTCTTCACCCGCACCGGTGGCGGAACCTCCAACGACGGCTACGCCGACGCCCTTTCGCTGACTCTGACCGCCACGGGGGGACTCACGTGA
- a CDS encoding amino acid ABC transporter ATP-binding protein, whose product MTTTPMVKAEGVHKSFGHIEVLKGIDLEVAPREVFCLIGPSGSGKSTFLRCINHLEKVNAGRLYVDGELVGYRQKGDKLHELKDSEVALKRRDIGMVFQRFNLFPHMTAIENVMEAPVQVKGETKSVARERAARLLDRVGLADKAGNYPSQLSGGQQQRVAIARALAMEPKLMLFDEPTSALDPELVGDVLDVMRGLAEDGMTMIVVTHEMGFAREVGDSLVFMDGGVVVESGNPRDVLTNPQHDRTKAFLSKVL is encoded by the coding sequence ATGACCACCACACCCATGGTCAAAGCCGAAGGCGTCCACAAGTCCTTCGGACACATCGAAGTCCTCAAAGGCATCGACCTCGAAGTCGCCCCCCGCGAAGTCTTCTGCCTCATCGGCCCCTCCGGCTCCGGCAAATCCACCTTCCTGCGCTGCATCAACCACCTCGAAAAAGTCAACGCAGGCCGCCTCTACGTCGACGGCGAACTCGTCGGCTACCGGCAAAAAGGCGACAAGCTCCACGAACTCAAGGACAGCGAAGTCGCCCTCAAACGCCGCGACATCGGCATGGTCTTCCAGCGCTTCAACCTCTTCCCCCACATGACCGCCATCGAGAACGTCATGGAAGCCCCCGTCCAGGTCAAGGGCGAAACCAAATCCGTCGCCAGAGAACGCGCCGCCCGCCTCCTGGACCGCGTCGGCCTCGCCGACAAAGCCGGCAACTACCCCTCCCAACTCTCCGGCGGCCAGCAACAACGCGTCGCCATCGCCCGCGCCCTGGCGATGGAACCCAAACTCATGCTCTTCGACGAGCCCACCTCCGCCCTCGACCCCGAACTCGTCGGCGACGTCCTCGACGTCATGCGCGGCCTCGCCGAAGACGGCATGACCATGATCGTCGTCACCCACGAAATGGGCTTCGCCCGCGAAGTCGGAGACTCCCTCGTCTTCATGGACGGCGGCGTCGTCGTCGAATCCGGCAACCCCCGCGACGTCCTCACCAACCCCCAACACGACCGCACCAAAGCCTTCCTCTCCAAGGTCCTCTGA
- a CDS encoding zinc-binding dehydrogenase, which produces MFAAYAARIDRDQPLNGLELGERPAPDAPPGWTVVNVKAASLNHHDLWSLRGVGLSEDKLPMILGCDAAGTDPDGNEVVIHSVIGQTGHGVGPKEPRSILTERYQGTFAEQVAVPAWNVLPKPKELTFEQAACLPTAWLTAYRMLFTNAGVRPGDSVLVQGAGGGVATAAIVLGKAAGLRMYATSRDEAKRKRAVELGAVDAFEPGARLPQRVDAVIETVGAATWSHSVKSLRPGGTLVISGATSGDRPSHAELTRIFFLELKIVGSTMGSKDELEDLLAFCAATGVRPVIDEVLPLDRAREGFERMASGELFGKVVLTNS; this is translated from the coding sequence ATGTTCGCTGCCTACGCCGCCCGTATCGACCGTGACCAGCCGCTGAACGGCCTTGAACTGGGCGAACGCCCGGCTCCCGACGCCCCGCCCGGCTGGACGGTCGTCAATGTCAAGGCCGCCTCCCTCAACCACCACGACCTGTGGTCGCTGCGCGGCGTGGGCCTGTCCGAGGACAAGCTCCCGATGATCCTCGGCTGCGACGCCGCGGGCACCGACCCGGACGGCAACGAGGTGGTGATCCACTCGGTCATCGGCCAGACGGGACACGGCGTGGGGCCGAAGGAACCGCGCTCCATCCTCACCGAGCGGTACCAGGGCACCTTCGCCGAGCAGGTCGCCGTCCCCGCGTGGAACGTCCTGCCCAAGCCGAAGGAGCTGACCTTCGAGCAGGCCGCGTGCCTGCCGACCGCCTGGCTCACGGCGTACCGGATGCTCTTCACCAACGCCGGGGTGCGCCCCGGGGATTCGGTGCTCGTGCAGGGTGCGGGCGGTGGGGTCGCGACCGCCGCGATCGTGCTCGGCAAGGCGGCAGGGCTGCGGATGTACGCCACGAGCCGTGACGAGGCCAAGCGCAAGCGCGCGGTCGAACTGGGCGCGGTCGACGCCTTCGAGCCGGGGGCCCGGCTGCCGCAGCGCGTGGACGCCGTGATCGAGACGGTCGGCGCGGCCACCTGGTCCCACTCCGTCAAGTCGCTGCGGCCCGGCGGCACATTGGTCATCTCCGGCGCGACGAGCGGCGACCGGCCCTCGCACGCGGAGCTGACCAGGATCTTCTTCCTGGAACTGAAGATCGTCGGCTCGACGATGGGGTCGAAGGACGAGCTGGAGGACCTGCTCGCCTTCTGCGCGGCGACCGGCGTACGACCCGTCATCGACGAGGTGCTGCCGCTGGACCGGGCGCGGGAGGGGTTCGAGCGGATGGCGTCCGGCGAGCTGTTCGGGAAGGTCGTCCTGACGAACTCCTGA
- the sodX gene encoding nickel-type superoxide dismutase maturation protease encodes MTEPGREPGSPFGIAEVTGPSMHPTLAHGDRLLVHYGAAVRAGDVAVLRHPLQQDLLIVKRLVERRDGGWWVLGDNPYAEGDSRVFGTVPDELLLGRVRGRYRPRPRGARQPSVRSAVAWAVSALRPVLSDRSVSRRLRAR; translated from the coding sequence ATGACGGAGCCGGGGCGGGAGCCGGGGTCGCCCTTCGGGATCGCGGAGGTGACGGGGCCCTCCATGCACCCCACGCTGGCGCACGGGGACCGGCTGCTCGTGCACTACGGCGCCGCGGTCAGGGCCGGGGACGTCGCCGTGCTGCGCCATCCGCTGCAGCAGGACCTGCTCATCGTGAAGCGGCTCGTCGAGCGGCGCGACGGCGGCTGGTGGGTGCTGGGGGACAACCCGTACGCGGAGGGGGACAGCCGGGTGTTCGGCACCGTCCCGGACGAGCTGCTGCTGGGGCGCGTACGGGGCAGGTACCGGCCGCGCCCGCGCGGCGCGCGTCAGCCGTCGGTGCGTTCCGCCGTGGCCTGGGCGGTCTCGGCGCTGCGGCCGGTGCTCTCCGACCGCTCGGTCTCCAGGCGCTTGCGGGCCCGGTAG
- a CDS encoding alkaline phosphatase, with protein sequence MTTATRLNRRDLLKAAGAAGALNLVWPLSAGLSPAQAREAAEALGAEYDPAPFTLGVASGDPGPTSVLLWTRLAPEPLAAEQQLPEVVEVEWVVATDAQLGNVIARGTAPASATLGHSVHVPVSGLAANTRYWYAFKALGKTSRTGRTKTAPVGAVSSVRFAAANCQAFADGFYAAHLGIARENVDFVVHLGDYIYEHGQVGGVPADHVRDHEGPAVFTVADYRRRHALYKGDPSLREAHAAHPWFLTWDDHEVANDYSGTGGGAPFMQRRAAAYQAWYENMPHRDAGTSALPDPEIHRVRRWGDLLELTVLDLRSYRSAQNLANGTILGARQKTWLKQGISAAPDTWHVWANSIMLSQLRGKPGGSYMFTDQWDGFLAERKEILNHVHSSGMEDLVVITGDWHSAFVDDIRPDFDNTSSPVIGTEFTAHSVTSGAYSASWNAANGPVMGAANPHLKYFEGNRYGYDVYEVTPQRFSAHMRVIADRRDPASPVTTLTTFHVDRGKAGSYEDPATKNSPAQWRRDR encoded by the coding sequence GTGACCACTGCGACCAGGCTCAACCGACGCGACCTGCTCAAGGCCGCCGGCGCCGCCGGCGCACTCAACCTCGTCTGGCCGCTCAGTGCCGGGCTCTCGCCCGCCCAGGCCCGCGAGGCCGCCGAGGCGCTCGGCGCGGAGTACGACCCCGCGCCGTTCACGCTCGGTGTCGCCTCCGGTGACCCGGGGCCCACCAGCGTCCTGCTGTGGACCCGCCTCGCCCCGGAGCCGCTCGCCGCCGAGCAGCAACTGCCCGAGGTCGTCGAGGTCGAATGGGTCGTCGCCACCGACGCCCAGCTGGGCAACGTCATCGCCCGCGGCACCGCCCCCGCCTCGGCGACGCTCGGCCACAGCGTCCACGTCCCGGTCTCCGGGCTCGCCGCCAACACCCGCTACTGGTACGCCTTCAAGGCCCTCGGCAAGACCAGCAGGACCGGCAGGACCAAGACCGCACCGGTCGGCGCCGTCTCCTCCGTGCGCTTCGCGGCCGCCAACTGCCAGGCGTTCGCCGACGGCTTCTACGCCGCCCACCTCGGCATCGCCCGCGAGAACGTCGACTTCGTCGTCCACCTCGGCGACTACATCTACGAGCACGGCCAGGTCGGCGGCGTCCCCGCCGACCACGTCCGCGACCACGAGGGCCCGGCCGTCTTCACCGTCGCCGACTACCGCCGCCGCCACGCCCTCTACAAGGGCGACCCCTCCCTGCGCGAGGCCCACGCGGCCCATCCGTGGTTCCTCACCTGGGACGACCACGAGGTCGCCAACGACTACTCCGGCACCGGCGGCGGCGCGCCGTTCATGCAGCGCCGCGCGGCGGCGTACCAGGCGTGGTACGAGAACATGCCCCACCGCGACGCCGGAACCTCCGCACTGCCCGACCCCGAGATCCACCGGGTCCGCCGCTGGGGCGACCTGCTCGAGCTCACCGTCCTCGACCTGCGCTCGTACCGCTCCGCGCAGAACCTCGCGAACGGCACCATCCTGGGCGCCCGTCAGAAGACGTGGCTGAAGCAGGGGATATCGGCGGCGCCGGACACCTGGCACGTCTGGGCCAACTCGATCATGCTCAGCCAGCTGCGCGGCAAGCCCGGTGGCTCGTACATGTTCACCGACCAGTGGGACGGCTTCCTCGCCGAGCGCAAGGAGATCCTGAACCACGTCCACAGCAGCGGCATGGAGGACCTCGTCGTCATCACCGGCGACTGGCACTCCGCGTTCGTCGACGACATCCGGCCCGACTTCGACAACACCTCGTCGCCGGTCATCGGTACGGAGTTCACGGCGCACTCGGTCACCTCGGGCGCCTACTCCGCGAGCTGGAACGCCGCCAACGGCCCGGTGATGGGCGCGGCCAACCCGCATCTGAAGTACTTCGAGGGCAACCGCTACGGCTACGACGTCTACGAGGTCACGCCGCAGCGCTTCAGCGCCCATATGCGGGTGATCGCCGACCGCCGTGACCCGGCCTCGCCCGTGACGACGCTGACCACGTTCCACGTGGACCGCGGGAAGGCCGGTTCGTACGAGGACCCGGCGACGAAGAACTCGCCCGCCCAGTGGCGGAGGGACCGGTAG
- a CDS encoding ABC transporter substrate-binding protein: MTASTTRRPFTARTRTSRLTAVGAIAVAGALMLTGCGDQTEGAKQKEKGDAPSAPAAPAAPLADKLPQTIRDKGVIKVGSDIAYPPVEFKDASGKVVGIDPDIAEALGKQLGVRFEFENGTFDSLLTGLRSKRYDIAMSAMTDTKDRQNGIDSETGKKVGEGVDFVDYFTAGVSIYTKKGDDKGIKTWADLCGKKLVVQRGTVSEDLAKAETAKCVKAKKGKITIEAFDNDQQAQTRLRAGGADAGSADFPVALHAQLTSGGGKDFQIVGEQVEAAPYGIAIAKQNAQLRDAIQAALDAIVKTGEYQKILAKWKAESGAVTEAKINSGS; the protein is encoded by the coding sequence ATGACCGCAAGCACCACCCGCCGCCCGTTCACCGCGAGGACCCGGACCTCCCGGCTTACCGCGGTCGGCGCGATCGCGGTCGCCGGCGCACTGATGCTCACCGGCTGCGGCGACCAGACCGAGGGGGCGAAGCAGAAGGAGAAGGGCGACGCCCCTTCCGCCCCCGCCGCCCCCGCCGCGCCGCTCGCCGACAAGCTGCCCCAGACGATCCGCGACAAGGGCGTCATCAAGGTCGGTTCGGACATCGCCTACCCGCCGGTCGAGTTCAAGGACGCCTCCGGCAAGGTCGTCGGCATCGACCCGGACATCGCGGAGGCGCTCGGCAAGCAGCTCGGCGTGAGGTTCGAGTTCGAGAACGGCACCTTCGACTCGCTGCTCACGGGTCTGCGCTCGAAGCGCTACGACATCGCGATGTCGGCCATGACCGACACCAAGGACCGCCAGAACGGTATCGACTCCGAGACCGGCAAGAAGGTCGGCGAGGGCGTCGACTTCGTCGACTACTTCACCGCCGGTGTCTCGATCTACACCAAGAAGGGCGACGACAAGGGCATCAAGACCTGGGCCGACCTGTGCGGCAAGAAGCTCGTCGTGCAGCGCGGCACGGTCTCCGAGGACCTCGCCAAGGCCGAGACCGCCAAGTGCGTGAAGGCCAAGAAGGGCAAGATCACGATCGAGGCCTTCGACAACGACCAGCAGGCCCAGACCCGGCTGCGCGCCGGCGGTGCCGACGCCGGTTCCGCCGACTTCCCGGTCGCGCTGCACGCGCAGCTGACGTCGGGCGGCGGCAAGGACTTCCAGATCGTCGGCGAGCAGGTCGAGGCGGCCCCGTACGGCATCGCCATCGCCAAGCAGAACGCCCAGCTGCGCGACGCGATCCAGGCCGCGCTCGACGCGATCGTCAAGACCGGTGAGTACCAGAAGATCCTGGCCAAGTGGAAGGCCGAATCCGGTGCTGTGACCGAGGCCAAGATCAACAGCGGCTCCTGA
- a CDS encoding class I SAM-dependent methyltransferase, with translation MTETAARANVAGTDWRAWQESWDRQQEWYMPDREERFRVMLDMVEAVVGPEPRVLDLACGTGSITDRLLKRFPKAVSVGVDLDPALLAIAEGYFAGDERVTFVTADLADPEWPAALPHGSYDAVLTATALHWLRTGPLATLYGQIAGLVADGGVFMNADHMKDDTTPRINAAERAHRHTGMDRAKAAGALDWADWWALAAKDPVLAAPTARRFEIYGEHAEGDTPSLDWHASTLRAAGFAEARAVWASPSDSLVLAVK, from the coding sequence ATGACGGAGACCGCCGCCCGGGCGAACGTGGCCGGAACCGACTGGCGCGCCTGGCAGGAGAGCTGGGACCGCCAGCAGGAGTGGTACATGCCCGACCGCGAGGAGCGCTTCCGCGTGATGCTCGACATGGTCGAGGCCGTCGTCGGCCCCGAACCGAGGGTCCTGGACCTCGCGTGCGGTACGGGAAGTATCACGGACCGGCTCCTCAAGCGGTTCCCCAAGGCCGTCAGCGTCGGCGTGGATCTCGACCCCGCCCTGCTCGCCATCGCCGAGGGGTACTTCGCCGGGGACGAGCGCGTCACCTTCGTCACCGCCGACCTCGCCGACCCCGAGTGGCCCGCGGCCCTCCCGCACGGCTCGTACGACGCCGTCCTCACCGCCACCGCCCTGCACTGGCTGCGCACCGGGCCGCTCGCCACCCTCTACGGGCAGATCGCCGGACTCGTCGCGGACGGCGGCGTCTTCATGAACGCCGACCACATGAAGGACGACACCACCCCCCGCATCAACGCCGCCGAGCGCGCCCACCGCCACACCGGAATGGACCGCGCCAAGGCCGCCGGGGCGCTCGACTGGGCCGACTGGTGGGCCCTGGCCGCCAAGGACCCGGTCCTCGCGGCGCCCACCGCCCGCCGCTTCGAGATCTACGGGGAGCACGCCGAGGGCGACACCCCGTCTCTCGACTGGCACGCCTCGACCCTGCGCGCCGCGGGCTTCGCCGAGGCCCGCGCCGTGTGGGCGTCGCCGTCCGACTCGCTCGTACTCGCCGTGAAGTAG
- a CDS encoding amino acid ABC transporter permease, whose translation MTVDIEKTGPEDAPPPPAAGPEAIKAVPVRHYGRYVAAVVAIALFGLIIYAFSQGKINWNAIPEYFFDNRIIEGVLKTLLLTVASMAIGILGGILLAVMRLSKNPVTSSIAWFYIWFFRGTPVLVQLVVWFNLGLVFEYINLGPVYRDEWSDFMTPLLTALLGLGLNEAAYMAEICRAGLLSVDEGQTEASHALGMSHSKTLRRIVIPQAMRVIVPPTGNEVINMLKTTSLVSVVQFSELFRQAQDIGQTSGAPVEMYFLAAAWYLVLTSILSVGQYYLERHYARGSSRTLPPTPWQKIKTSVFTMRRPKGAAA comes from the coding sequence GTGACTGTCGACATCGAAAAGACGGGTCCGGAGGACGCACCGCCGCCGCCCGCCGCGGGGCCGGAGGCCATCAAGGCCGTTCCGGTCCGGCATTACGGCCGCTACGTCGCCGCCGTCGTGGCGATCGCCCTGTTCGGGCTGATCATCTACGCCTTCTCCCAAGGCAAGATCAACTGGAACGCGATCCCCGAGTACTTCTTCGACAACCGCATCATCGAAGGCGTCCTCAAAACACTCCTGCTCACCGTCGCCTCCATGGCGATCGGCATCCTCGGCGGCATCCTCCTCGCCGTCATGCGCCTGTCGAAAAACCCGGTGACCTCCTCCATCGCCTGGTTCTACATCTGGTTCTTCCGCGGCACCCCCGTCCTGGTCCAACTCGTCGTCTGGTTCAACCTCGGCCTCGTCTTCGAATACATCAACCTCGGCCCCGTCTACCGCGACGAGTGGTCCGACTTCATGACCCCCCTGCTCACCGCACTCCTCGGCCTGGGCCTCAACGAAGCCGCCTACATGGCCGAAATCTGCCGAGCCGGCCTCCTCTCCGTCGACGAAGGACAAACCGAGGCCTCCCACGCCCTGGGCATGAGCCACAGCAAAACCCTGCGCCGCATCGTCATCCCCCAAGCCATGCGCGTCATCGTGCCGCCCACCGGCAACGAAGTCATCAACATGCTCAAGACCACCTCCCTCGTCTCCGTGGTCCAATTCTCCGAACTCTTCCGCCAGGCCCAGGACATCGGCCAGACCTCCGGCGCCCCCGTCGAGATGTACTTCCTCGCCGCCGCCTGGTACCTCGTCCTCACCTCCATCCTCAGCGTCGGCCAGTACTACCTCGAACGCCACTACGCCCGCGGCTCCAGCCGCACCCTCCCCCCCACCCCCTGGCAGAAGATCAAGACCAGCGTCTTCACCATGCGCCGCCCGAAGGGAGCCGCCGCATGA
- a CDS encoding SMI1/KNR4 family protein: MTANGDRQFPAALAAAMTVRLECIGEDGVDFEPYESFLTADETTEWFRAWTGNSELNGDDFCVFGQDGTGGNAAFWLVRPGRELVEQPVVFLGSEGETGVVARDLGAFLWLLADGFGPWEAATSYEPEPDWAPQANRDLAAIAEQFAPDRRASAAAIIAQATQEFPDFDDTIMKLCR; this comes from the coding sequence ATGACCGCGAACGGAGATCGTCAGTTCCCCGCCGCGCTTGCCGCTGCCATGACAGTCCGGCTTGAGTGCATTGGCGAGGATGGTGTCGACTTCGAACCCTACGAGTCCTTCCTGACTGCCGATGAGACCACCGAGTGGTTCCGTGCATGGACAGGCAACAGCGAGTTGAACGGCGACGACTTCTGCGTATTCGGCCAGGACGGCACCGGCGGGAACGCAGCGTTCTGGCTGGTTCGTCCAGGTCGGGAACTGGTAGAGCAGCCCGTTGTCTTTCTGGGCTCCGAAGGGGAGACAGGCGTCGTCGCTCGCGACCTGGGTGCCTTCCTGTGGCTGCTGGCTGACGGCTTCGGCCCGTGGGAAGCAGCCACCTCGTATGAGCCCGAGCCTGATTGGGCTCCCCAGGCCAATCGGGACCTGGCGGCTATCGCGGAGCAATTCGCTCCGGACCGCCGCGCGTCGGCAGCCGCGATCATCGCGCAGGCCACACAGGAGTTTCCTGACTTCGACGACACCATCATGAAGCTCTGCCGTTGA
- a CDS encoding NADP-dependent malic enzyme, which produces MAAEIVNPHSGSGTEVESVAGDSGEPFDPAFALHRGGKMAVQATVPVRNKDDLSLAYTPGVAKVCTAIAEQPELVHDYTWKSQVVAVVTDGTAVLGLGDIGPEASLPVMEGKAILFKQFGGVDAVPIALATTDADEIVETVVRLAPSFGGVNLEDISAPRCFEIERKLQERLDIPVFHDDQHGTAVVTLAALRNAAKLTGRGLGDLRAVISGAGAAGVAIAKFLLEAGIGDVAVADRKGIVSRDREDLTPVKRELAEITNRAGLSGSLETALAGADVFIGVSGGTVPEPAVASMAEGSFVFAMANPNPEVHPDVAHKYAAVVATGRSDYPNQINNVLAFPGIFAGALQVRASRITEGMKIAAANALADVVGEGLAADYVIPSPFDERVAPAVTAAVAAAARAEGVARR; this is translated from the coding sequence ATGGCAGCAGAGATCGTCAACCCCCACAGCGGGAGCGGCACGGAGGTGGAGAGCGTCGCCGGTGACTCCGGCGAACCCTTCGATCCGGCCTTCGCCCTGCACCGCGGCGGCAAGATGGCCGTTCAGGCCACGGTGCCGGTGCGAAACAAGGACGACCTGTCCCTCGCGTACACGCCCGGCGTCGCCAAGGTGTGCACCGCGATCGCCGAGCAGCCCGAGCTCGTTCATGACTACACCTGGAAATCGCAGGTCGTGGCCGTCGTCACGGACGGTACGGCCGTCCTCGGCCTCGGCGACATCGGCCCGGAGGCCTCGCTCCCCGTGATGGAGGGCAAGGCGATCCTGTTCAAGCAGTTCGGCGGCGTCGACGCGGTGCCGATCGCGCTCGCCACCACGGACGCCGACGAGATCGTCGAGACCGTCGTCCGGCTCGCTCCCTCGTTCGGCGGAGTGAACCTGGAGGACATCTCGGCGCCGCGGTGCTTCGAGATCGAGCGCAAGCTGCAGGAGCGGCTCGACATCCCCGTCTTCCACGACGACCAGCACGGCACGGCGGTCGTGACGCTGGCGGCGCTGCGGAACGCGGCGAAGCTGACCGGGCGCGGTCTGGGCGATCTGCGCGCCGTCATCTCGGGCGCGGGAGCGGCGGGCGTCGCCATCGCGAAGTTCCTGCTGGAGGCCGGCATCGGCGATGTCGCGGTCGCCGACCGCAAGGGCATCGTGAGCCGCGACCGCGAGGACCTCACCCCGGTCAAGCGTGAGCTCGCCGAGATCACCAACCGGGCCGGCCTCTCCGGTTCCCTGGAGACCGCGCTGGCCGGCGCGGACGTCTTCATCGGCGTCTCCGGCGGTACGGTGCCGGAGCCGGCGGTCGCCTCGATGGCGGAGGGCTCCTTCGTCTTCGCCATGGCCAACCCGAACCCCGAGGTCCACCCGGACGTGGCGCACAAGTACGCCGCGGTCGTGGCGACGGGGCGCAGCGACTACCCGAACCAGATCAACAACGTGCTCGCCTTCCCGGGCATCTTCGCGGGCGCCCTGCAGGTGCGGGCGTCCCGGATCACCGAGGGCATGAAGATCGCGGCGGCGAACGCGCTGGCGGACGTGGTGGGCGAGGGGCTCGCCGCGGACTACGTGATCCCCTCGCCGTTCGACGAGCGGGTGGCTCCCGCGGTCACCGCGGCCGTCGCCGCAGCCGCGCGGGCCGAGGGCGTGGCGCGCCGCTGA